From the genome of Terriglobales bacterium:
CATAAAGGCGTGCACCCATTTCGAGGTGAGCGCCAGCCGCCCGGAGCGCCTGAAATCCGCCCTCCATAAACGCGTGGAATGCCTCGACTCGCGGGTGCGACAGCGAGATGCCGTGCCACGGTTCGACAAAGCAGACGATGCCGCCGGAGCGTACGTTCGAGCTTAGCTTTTGCAGCGCTGCAGCGGGATTCTTAAGGTGCATCAAGATGAATCGGCCGACTACGGCGTCGAAATTGGCGGGATCAGAGAAGTCGTCGATGGCGGAGCAACGGAATTCGACGTTCGGGGCCGGGACGTGTCTGCGCGCAAATGCCAAGGCACCGGGATCGACGTCGATTGCTACGACATTACCCTTTGGGCCTACTAAGTCAGCGACAACGCGCGAGACCTCACCGACACCGCAGCCCACGTCGAGTACTCGCATGGCTTGACCGACACCCGCTTTCTGAAAAGTCGTGCGCGTTTCTTCCTCGTATCTCAGGCCCTGTCGCACGAGACGTTCGTATTCGGATTCCGATCCGCGACCATAGATGTACTGCTGCGGTTGCGACATGAGTCCTCCACATATTTAACGGCGCACAAGGCGCGAAGGTTACGGAGCGAGGGGACGTACCTCTTTGCAGCCTCGGATTCAATAATCTCCTGAGAGAGTGGCCGACCGAGTTTCTGAGCTTATGGAATGCTAATAAAAACAAGGTGCCCGTGTACGTTCGGATCGATCGCAAAACCTAGCGCGTGCCGGACAAGTTGTCGGCAAACAAGACATTGAGAATGCGTTTGGATAATTTCAGGATTGCTCGTTA
Proteins encoded in this window:
- a CDS encoding methyltransferase domain-containing protein; the encoded protein is MSQPQQYIYGRGSESEYERLVRQGLRYEEETRTTFQKAGVGQAMRVLDVGCGVGEVSRVVADLVGPKGNVVAIDVDPGALAFARRHVPAPNVEFRCSAIDDFSDPANFDAVVGRFILMHLKNPAAALQKLSSNVRSGGIVCFVEPWHGISLSHPRVEAFHAFMEGGFQALRAAGAHLEMGARLYADFIEAGLPAPQLHTAAAVSVGDDSEFFELLLESARSGIRATVPEAQRDSVLAQVEGIGKAMRDEAVSKRATILLMINVGAWSQKP